In a single window of the Arachis hypogaea cultivar Tifrunner chromosome 6, arahy.Tifrunner.gnm2.J5K5, whole genome shotgun sequence genome:
- the LOC112805803 gene encoding probable protein phosphatase 2C 43, translating to MFIRKLFNRVEDIFKERNDPLIWSRELERHFGGSYSYACMRARPGPQLEFSHVELGSRATFVGIYDGHNDNILRERIIDEEKMTQAVDAMENQIIALSREDITQKRKYGSTFVTNQVNDVDNHQDEPARFHFQRQHPEAHAFTADDSGVFLVKGKVKVTKSLGDAYLKYDDCAVQTPDLVRFHIPGPTSRPYLTAEVQSPTQTCRLLSKPAKFVIIASNGLWDFLSNEEATIIVQTHPKEGIARILIQEAQKVKARINRYAYINLRNNTNNQNEVHD from the exons ATGTTCATCAGAAAGTTATTCAACAGAGTTGAAGACATTTTCAAAGAGCGGAACGACCCGCTTATATGGAGTAGAGAGTTGGAACGACATTTCGGTGGGTCGTACTCCTATGCTTGCATGAGAGCTCGACCTGGACCCCAACTTGAGTTCAGTCATGTAGAGCTTGGCTCTAGAGCAACTTTCGTAGGGATTTATGATGGCCACAATG ATAACATTTTAAGGGAGCGAATAATCGATGAAGAGAAGATGACTCAAGCAGTAGATGCCATGGAGAACCAAATTATAGCGCTTTCAAGGGAGGATATAACCCAAAA ACGTAAGTATGGTAGCACATTTGTTACGAACCAAGTTAATGATGTTGATAATCATCAAGACGAACCTGCAAGATTTCATTTTCAACGCCAACATCCTGAGGCACATGCATTTACTGCGGATGATTCCGGAGTCTTTTTGGTCAAAGGCAAAGTTAAG GTCACTAAATCTTTAGGAGATGCATATCTCAAGTATGATGATTGTGCAGTTCAAACTCCCGATTTAGTGCGTTTTCATATTCCAGGACCAACGAGTAGGCCTTACCTTACTGCTGAAGTGCAAAGCCCAACACAAACATGTAGACTCCTTAGCAAGCCGGCAAAATTTGTCATAATAGCTTCAAATGGCCTTTGGGACTTTTTGTCCAATGAAGAAGCGACGATAATCGTCCAAACTCATCCGAAAGAAGGGATTGCACGTATACTGATCCAGGAGGCACAAAAGGTGAAAGCGAGAATTAATCGTTACGCATACATCAATCTTCGAAACAATACAAATAATCAAAATGAGGTCCACGATTGA